The proteins below come from a single Natrinema sp. SYSU A 869 genomic window:
- a CDS encoding glutamate--tRNA ligase: MNDELRERVEREAEKHALLNAVKHESDAAVGAVMGPLMGDNPDFREHSDAVPGVIGGVVGRVNDLTYEEKRARLEELAPEELAEIEAEEEEDEHDLPDLPNAEAYDEIRMRCAPNPNGPWHVGHARMPAVIGTYRERYDGWFCVRFDDTDPETKRPDLEAYDAILEDLDYLGFEPDATYKASDRLETYYDHARELIGMGGAYTCSCSGEAFSELKNSAEACPHREKDEETVLEEFQGMIAGDYSSGEMVLRVKTDIEHKNPALRDWVSFRMIDTPHPREEASEYRCWPMLDFQSGVDDHLLEVTHIIRGIDLQDSAKRQQFVYDYFGWEYPEVIHWGHVQLDDYDVKMSTSTISELIDDGALDGWDDPRAPTLKSLRRRGIRGEAIVEAMTGLGTSTTDVDLAMSSIYANNRDLIDEETDRWFFVRDGNQIPLAGDPPAEANPPLHPNHEDRGVREIPVSDSVMLELGDIPDEDESGEQRIWLKGFGCFRFDDGVLQYTGDDIDVVREGSVDVIHWVPADGRVPVRMRTMDGDVTGHAEPGVADLAIDEMVQFERVGFARIDRHESDDEAEETVAYYAHP; this comes from the coding sequence ATGAACGACGAGTTGCGCGAACGCGTCGAGCGCGAGGCCGAAAAGCACGCGCTGTTGAACGCCGTCAAACACGAGAGCGACGCTGCGGTCGGTGCCGTGATGGGGCCGCTGATGGGCGATAACCCGGACTTTCGCGAGCACTCCGACGCCGTCCCCGGCGTCATCGGCGGTGTCGTGGGTCGGGTTAACGATCTCACATACGAGGAGAAACGGGCCCGTCTCGAGGAACTCGCACCCGAGGAACTCGCCGAGATCGAGGCCGAGGAGGAGGAAGACGAACACGACCTGCCGGACCTGCCCAACGCCGAGGCGTACGACGAGATCCGGATGCGATGTGCGCCGAACCCGAACGGGCCCTGGCACGTCGGTCACGCCCGGATGCCCGCCGTCATCGGCACCTATCGCGAGCGCTACGACGGCTGGTTCTGCGTGCGATTCGACGACACCGACCCCGAGACCAAGCGCCCTGATCTCGAGGCCTACGACGCGATTCTCGAGGATCTCGACTATCTCGGCTTCGAACCGGATGCGACCTACAAGGCCAGCGACCGTCTCGAGACCTATTACGACCACGCCCGCGAACTCATCGGGATGGGCGGAGCCTACACCTGCTCGTGTTCGGGCGAGGCGTTCTCGGAGCTGAAGAACTCGGCTGAGGCCTGTCCCCACCGCGAGAAGGACGAAGAGACCGTACTCGAGGAGTTCCAAGGGATGATCGCTGGCGACTACAGCAGCGGCGAGATGGTCCTGCGGGTCAAGACCGACATCGAACACAAGAACCCGGCGCTGCGCGACTGGGTTTCCTTCCGGATGATCGACACGCCACACCCGCGAGAAGAGGCCAGCGAGTACCGCTGCTGGCCGATGCTCGACTTCCAGTCGGGGGTCGACGATCACCTGCTTGAGGTCACCCACATTATCCGCGGGATCGACTTGCAGGACTCCGCGAAGCGCCAGCAGTTTGTCTACGACTACTTCGGGTGGGAGTATCCTGAGGTCATCCACTGGGGCCACGTCCAGCTAGACGACTACGACGTGAAAATGAGCACGTCGACCATCTCGGAGCTGATCGACGACGGTGCACTCGACGGCTGGGACGACCCGCGAGCGCCGACGCTCAAGAGTCTGCGCCGGCGCGGCATCCGCGGCGAGGCCATCGTCGAGGCGATGACCGGACTCGGCACCTCGACCACCGACGTCGACCTCGCGATGAGTTCAATCTACGCGAACAACCGCGACCTGATCGACGAGGAGACCGACCGCTGGTTCTTCGTCCGCGACGGCAATCAGATCCCCCTCGCCGGCGACCCGCCTGCCGAAGCGAACCCGCCGCTTCACCCCAATCACGAGGACCGCGGCGTTCGCGAGATCCCCGTCAGTGACTCCGTCATGCTCGAGCTCGGGGACATTCCCGACGAAGATGAGAGCGGGGAGCAGCGCATCTGGCTGAAAGGATTCGGCTGTTTCCGGTTCGATGACGGCGTCCTCCAGTACACCGGCGACGATATCGATGTTGTCCGCGAGGGCAGTGTCGACGTCATCCATTGGGTACCAGCGGACGGGAGAGTCCCCGTCCGCATGCGAACCATGGACGGCGACGTGACGGGGCACGCGGAACCGGGCGTCGCCGACCTCGCTATCGACGAAATGGTCCAGTTCGAGCGAGTCGGGTTCGCACGAATTGATCGACACGAAAGCGACGATGAAGCCGAGGAGACGGTCGCATACTACGCGCATCCCTGA